The following are from one region of the Rhinoraja longicauda isolate Sanriku21f chromosome 3, sRhiLon1.1, whole genome shotgun sequence genome:
- the LOC144592383 gene encoding doublesex- and mab-3-related transcription factor A1-like, whose amino-acid sequence MDGRSALPPAPLVESCQPPNPATLPISLGGGSLLRPPALFLRAAAAAAAAAAERFPRTPKCARCRNHGVVSALKGHKRFCRWRDCMCAKCMLIAERQRVMAAQVALRRQQAQEENEARELQYMYAGGGAAEAGLAMAAAAAAANGIIPVSRAGLTPYDIFGVDYHKLKEGEKHSKYELFYNSLVSRSVLQPSHSNTSDTDGSDTNLKDKAGKPEALDNDSGHLSSSPDPPSENADSPRSATPSDTESGNESDKPPKELAKVMVNRPGSSSNHRAPIDILTKVFPNSKRDKLECILANCKGDVVQAIEQVLNGKEPGGQIKDVDCTISDSEEIPQSSHITLAGLSGGSIGTKSAFSPLQSGAVFGGPANLYGLNPRLGINPLRLAYSSPSRGLPTFMSPYVTSALMPTLPFRPPMEYSFPGIVRDIPYFQNKDSLCSSGLYTRINPEKQ is encoded by the exons ATGGATGGTCGATCGGCGCTGCCTCCCGCCCCGCTAGTGGAGTCCTGCCAGCCGCCTAATCCTGCCACCTTGCCCATTTCATTGGGCGGCGGCTCCCTGCTGCGACCGCCGGCGTTGTTCCTCCGAGCCGCCGCAGCTGCAGCCGCCGCCGCGGCCGAGCGTTTCCCCCGGACCCCCAAGTGCGCCCGCTGTCGCAACCACGGCGTGGTGTCGGCGCTGAAAGGCCACAAGCGCTTCTGCCGCTGGAGGGACTGCATGTGTGCCAAGTGCATGCTGATCGCCGAGAGGCAGCGGGTCATGGCCGCGCAGGTGGCACTCCGGCGGCAGCAGGCGCAAGAAGAGAACGAGGCCAGGGAGCTGCAGTACATGTACGCCGGCGGAGGGGCTGCCGAAGCCGggctggccatggcagcggctgcCGCAGCCGCCAACGGCATCATCCCCGTATCCAGGGCTGGCTTGACGCCTTACGATATCTTTGGAGTTGACTACCATAAGCTGAAAGAAG GAGAAAAGCACTCCAAATATGAGTTGTTCTACAACAGTCTGGTGAGTCGGTCGGTTCTCCAACCTTCACACTCTAACACCTCAGACACTGATGGATCGGATACCAATCTGAAGGATAAAGCAGGGAAACCCGAAGCCTTGGACAACGATTCGGGCCATCTTTCTTCTTCCCCTGATCCGCCGTCGGAAAATGCGGACAGCCCTCGCTCGGCGACTCCATCGGATACTGAGTCTGGCAACGAAAGCGACAAACCCCCCAAAGAGTTGGCCAAGGTTATGGTCAACCGACCCGGCTCTTCCTCCAACCACAGGGCGCCCATTGACATCCTCACCAAAGTTTTCCCCAACTCCAAGCGCGATAAATTAGAGTGCATTCTGGCAAACTGCAAAGGAGACGTTGTCCAAGCCATTGAACAGGTACTGAACGGGAAGGAACCTGGTGGACAGATCAAAGATGTGGACTGCACCATATCCGATTCCGAGGAGATTCCGCAATCCTCACACATTACGTTAGCCGGCCTCTCTGGCGGCTCCATCGGCACCAAGTCTGCTTTCTCTCCGCTACAATCCGGCGCCGTTTTCGGAGGGCCCGCTAACCTGTACGGATTGAACCCTAGACTTGGCATCAATCCGCTGCGGTTGGCATACTCGAGCCCTAGCCGAGGGCTGCCAACGTTCATGTCACCTTATGTCACTTCTGCTCTGATGCCAACGTTACCATTCCGTCCACCGATGGAATATTCCTTCCCGGGCATCGTGAGGGATATTCCCTATTTTCAGAACAAAGACTCGCTTTGCTCGAGTGGATTGTACACCAGAATTAATCCCGAAAAGCAGTGA